One Streptomyces sp. SAI-135 DNA segment encodes these proteins:
- a CDS encoding ABC transporter ATP-binding protein encodes MSLLTSPQPADAEPAAAPFLDVRDLRVHFPTEDGIVKSVDGVSFTLEKGSTLGIVGESGSGKSVTSLALLGLHKGTRAEVSGEIRLGGRELVSLPEHEMRALRGRTVSMIFQDPLSALHPYFTVGAQIAEAYRVHHKVSRKEARDRAVEMLKRVGIPQPERRVRDYPHQFSGGMRQRAMIAMALVCDPELLIADEPTTALDVTVQAQILDLIRDLQEEFGSAVVLITHDLGVVADIADDILVMYGGRRIEYGTAHDVLKEPQHPYTWGLLESMPQITGDVERRLNPIAGSPPSLINPPGGCAFHPRCTYKGWVAAGRCAVDRPELVAVPGTGRHLAACHLTPGTRTEIRGRTAAGAAQ; translated from the coding sequence GTGTCCCTCCTGACCTCACCGCAACCGGCGGACGCCGAACCCGCGGCCGCCCCCTTCCTCGACGTACGGGACCTGCGCGTGCACTTCCCGACCGAGGACGGCATCGTCAAGTCCGTCGACGGCGTGTCCTTCACGCTGGAGAAGGGCAGCACCCTCGGCATCGTCGGCGAGTCCGGCTCGGGGAAGTCGGTCACCTCGCTGGCCCTGCTCGGGCTGCACAAGGGCACCCGGGCCGAGGTCTCGGGCGAGATCCGGCTGGGCGGACGGGAGTTGGTCTCCCTGCCCGAGCACGAGATGCGTGCCCTGCGCGGCCGTACGGTCTCCATGATCTTCCAGGACCCGCTGTCCGCCCTGCACCCCTACTTCACCGTCGGCGCCCAGATCGCCGAGGCCTACCGGGTCCATCACAAGGTCTCGAGGAAGGAGGCCCGGGACCGCGCCGTGGAGATGCTGAAACGGGTCGGCATCCCGCAGCCCGAACGCCGGGTGCGGGACTATCCGCACCAGTTCTCCGGCGGTATGCGCCAGCGCGCCATGATCGCCATGGCGCTGGTGTGCGACCCCGAACTGCTCATCGCCGACGAGCCCACCACCGCCCTGGACGTCACCGTCCAGGCCCAGATCCTCGACCTGATCCGCGATCTCCAGGAGGAGTTCGGCTCGGCGGTCGTCCTCATCACCCACGACCTCGGTGTGGTGGCCGACATCGCCGACGACATCCTGGTGATGTACGGCGGCCGACGCATCGAGTACGGCACCGCGCACGACGTGCTCAAGGAGCCCCAGCACCCCTACACCTGGGGCCTGTTGGAGTCGATGCCGCAGATCACCGGGGACGTCGAACGACGGCTGAACCCGATCGCCGGATCCCCGCCCAGCCTCATCAACCCGCCCGGCGGCTGCGCCTTCCACCCCCGCTGCACCTACAAGGGATGGGTGGCGGCGGGACGTTGTGCGGTCGACCGGCCCGAGCTGGTGGCCGTCCCGGGCACGGGCCGGCACCTCGCCGCCTGCCACCTCACCCCTGGGACCAGGACAGAGATACGCGGTCGTACGGCCGCCGGGGCCGCGCAGTGA
- a CDS encoding ABC transporter permease — MLRYLIRRLLAAAAILLVITVITFVIFFALPSDPALLACGKTCSPSRLAEIKHALGLDQSFLRQFWEFFKGLFVGRDFGDQSLRVHCGAPCLGISFQTDTPVLSTLLDDFPADLSLGLGAAVFFLVLGVGLGTLAAVRRGRAADKAAVGLALLGVSVQIYFVGLLLLYLFVDKWQILPASGYTPITQDPGAWFQGLILPWATLVIVYLALYTRLTRSSMLEVFAEDYMRTARAKGLSSGRVVLKHGLRAAITPIITIFGMDVGSLIGGSAVITESVFGINGIGKLAVDSVQNSDLPVILGTTLFAATFVVLANVVVDVVYGLVDPRVRLA; from the coding sequence ATGCTTCGTTACCTCATCCGGCGCCTGCTGGCAGCGGCCGCGATCCTGCTGGTGATCACCGTGATCACCTTCGTGATCTTCTTCGCGCTGCCCTCCGACCCCGCACTCCTGGCCTGCGGCAAGACCTGCTCACCGTCCCGGCTGGCCGAGATCAAGCATGCGCTCGGGCTCGACCAGAGCTTCCTCAGGCAGTTCTGGGAGTTCTTCAAGGGACTCTTCGTCGGCCGGGACTTCGGCGACCAGAGCCTGCGCGTGCACTGCGGCGCGCCCTGCCTCGGCATCTCCTTCCAGACCGACACTCCCGTCCTGAGCACGCTGCTGGACGACTTCCCGGCCGACCTGTCGCTGGGGCTGGGCGCCGCGGTGTTCTTCCTCGTCCTGGGCGTCGGCCTCGGCACGCTCGCCGCGGTCCGCCGGGGCAGGGCGGCCGACAAGGCGGCGGTGGGCCTCGCCCTGCTCGGCGTGTCCGTGCAGATCTACTTCGTCGGACTGCTGCTGCTCTATCTGTTCGTCGACAAGTGGCAGATCCTGCCCGCCTCCGGCTACACCCCGATCACCCAGGACCCGGGTGCCTGGTTCCAGGGACTGATCCTGCCGTGGGCCACCCTGGTCATCGTCTACCTCGCCCTGTACACCCGGCTCACCCGCTCCTCCATGCTGGAGGTCTTCGCCGAGGACTACATGCGCACCGCCCGGGCCAAGGGCCTGTCCAGCGGCAGAGTCGTCCTCAAGCACGGTCTGCGGGCCGCGATCACCCCGATCATCACCATCTTCGGCATGGACGTCGGCTCACTGATCGGCGGCTCCGCGGTCATCACCGAGTCGGTGTTCGGCATCAACGGCATCGGCAAGCTCGCGGTCGACTCGGTCCAGAACTCCGACCTGCCGGTCATCCTCGGCACCACGCTCTTCGCGGCCACCTTCGTGGTGCTCGCCAACGTGGTCGTCGACGTGGTCTACGGCCTCGTCGACCCCCGTGTCCGCCTCGCCTGA
- a CDS encoding ABC transporter substrate-binding protein, translating into MTRRRRSIALAATAVAIALGATACGGSSSTTGSGSPTKGGTLTVLDHADFDHLDPQRVYTTEGSSMDQELVRTLTGWDETGSRPKLVGDLATDTGTPSKGDTVWTFHLRKGVTWQDGKPVTAQDVKYGVERAFSPDINGGPPYASEWLVGGSSYKGPYSGKELASVQTPDASTVVFHLGRPVADFNQTTAMPGWSAVPKAHDTGSTYDTHVWSDGPYMIKSYTKNKELVLVRNTAWKQSTDPIRQQNVNEIDVRLGQDQSAIDQQIKSDAGTAQTSIMQWPIAGSDLTTISGDPSLRSRLYKIPAPGINYLAINTTRVKDLKVRQAIEYAIDKTTVRGAFGGSAYGDYASTMLSPGIGGYQKFNLYSSNPAGDATKAKALMKQAGDPKLTMSLAVENTTTEEHFADAVKTSLGAVGITVNITPIDAANYFSTIDNVKNQYDLTWVDWIADWPNASTVLPVLFDGRQIAQLPQSNQDQSYLNDPAVNAQIDKIAKMTDIKQADAAYGALDEQIMKDAAVVPLMYMNFSELAGSKVGGIIPDPILAEPSLVHAYVKS; encoded by the coding sequence ATGACGCGCAGAAGGCGCTCGATCGCGCTCGCGGCCACCGCCGTGGCGATCGCCCTGGGGGCCACCGCATGCGGAGGCTCCTCCAGCACCACCGGGAGCGGCTCCCCGACCAAGGGCGGCACGCTGACCGTCCTGGACCACGCCGACTTCGACCACCTCGACCCGCAGCGCGTTTACACGACCGAGGGTTCGAGCATGGACCAGGAGCTCGTGCGCACCCTGACCGGCTGGGACGAGACCGGCAGCCGGCCGAAGCTCGTCGGCGACCTGGCGACCGACACCGGAACGCCCAGCAAGGGCGACACCGTGTGGACCTTCCACCTGCGCAAGGGCGTCACCTGGCAGGACGGCAAGCCGGTCACCGCGCAGGACGTCAAGTACGGCGTGGAGCGCGCCTTCTCGCCCGACATCAACGGCGGTCCGCCGTACGCCAGTGAGTGGCTGGTGGGCGGCTCCTCCTACAAGGGGCCCTACTCGGGCAAGGAACTGGCCTCCGTCCAGACGCCGGACGCGTCCACGGTCGTCTTCCATCTCGGCCGGCCCGTCGCGGACTTCAACCAGACGACGGCCATGCCCGGCTGGTCGGCGGTGCCCAAGGCCCACGACACCGGGTCCACGTACGACACGCACGTCTGGTCCGACGGGCCGTACATGATCAAGTCGTACACCAAGAACAAGGAACTCGTCCTCGTCAGGAACACCGCCTGGAAGCAGTCGACCGACCCGATCCGGCAGCAGAACGTCAACGAGATCGACGTACGGCTCGGCCAGGACCAGTCGGCCATCGACCAGCAGATCAAGTCCGATGCCGGCACCGCGCAGACCTCGATCATGCAGTGGCCGATCGCGGGTTCCGACCTGACGACGATCTCCGGTGACCCGTCGCTGAGGTCGCGCCTCTACAAGATCCCGGCTCCGGGTATCAACTACCTGGCCATCAACACCACGCGGGTCAAGGACCTGAAGGTCCGCCAGGCCATCGAGTACGCGATCGACAAGACCACCGTCCGCGGCGCGTTCGGCGGTTCGGCGTACGGCGACTACGCGAGCACCATGCTCAGCCCGGGCATCGGCGGCTACCAGAAGTTCAACCTCTACAGCAGCAACCCCGCGGGAGACGCCACCAAGGCCAAGGCGCTGATGAAGCAGGCGGGCGACCCCAAGCTCACCATGTCGCTGGCGGTGGAGAACACCACGACCGAGGAGCACTTCGCGGACGCGGTGAAGACCTCGCTCGGCGCCGTCGGCATCACCGTGAACATCACCCCGATCGACGCGGCGAACTACTTCAGCACCATCGACAACGTGAAGAACCAGTACGACCTCACCTGGGTCGACTGGATAGCGGACTGGCCCAACGCCTCCACCGTGCTGCCGGTGCTGTTCGACGGACGCCAGATCGCGCAGCTCCCGCAGTCCAACCAGGACCAGTCGTACCTGAACGACCCCGCGGTCAACGCGCAGATCGACAAGATCGCCAAGATGACCGACATCAAGCAGGCCGACGCCGCCTACGGCGCCCTGGACGAGCAGATCATGAAGGACGCCGCCGTGGTCCCGCTGATGTACATGAACTTCAGCGAACTGGCGGGCTCCAAGGTCGGCGGGATCATCCCCGACCCCATCCTCGCCGAGCCCAGCCTGGTCCACGCCTACGTCAAGAGCTGA
- a CDS encoding ABC transporter permease gives MFAWAYTARLVRGQVLSLREREFVDAARIMSAGKWHILFRQLLPNLWAPVLISFALAVPQNITTEAALSYLGVGVIPPNPDWGALLSDASQFFLQDPMYLFVPGVLLLMLVLALNLLGDGVRDALDPRAARG, from the coding sequence GTGTTCGCCTGGGCCTACACCGCCCGCCTGGTGCGCGGGCAGGTGCTGTCGCTGCGCGAACGGGAGTTCGTCGACGCCGCGCGGATCATGAGCGCCGGGAAGTGGCACATCCTCTTCCGGCAGTTGCTGCCGAACCTGTGGGCGCCGGTCCTGATCTCCTTCGCGCTGGCCGTCCCGCAGAACATCACCACCGAGGCGGCCCTGTCCTACCTCGGTGTGGGCGTCATCCCGCCCAACCCGGACTGGGGGGCGCTCCTTTCGGATGCCTCCCAGTTCTTCCTCCAGGACCCGATGTACCTGTTCGTCCCCGGAGTCCTGCTGCTGATGCTCGTCCTGGCGCTGAACCTCCTCGGCGACGGCGTCCGGGACGCCCTGGATCCCCGCGCGGCCCGCGGCTGA
- a CDS encoding NUDIX domain-containing protein, whose amino-acid sequence MIVWINGAFGAGKTTTARELIELIPNSTLFDPEDIGAAVVRLLPPKHLAEVGDFQDLPIWRRLVIDTAAAMLAELGGTLVVPMTLLRQEYRDEIFGGLAARRIGVRHILLAPAETILRERIAGRETPPTLPFGAMGQGHWAYDHIEPYRAALASWLTADAHVIDTGALTPYETAARIAEDLGAGIVPACDIVQTPEPTAETVAAGVLLFDEQDRVLLVDPTYKAGWEFPGGVVEPGEAPAQAGVREVAEETGIRLDDAPRLLVVDWEPPAPPAYGGLRLLFDGGRLDSARARAVLLPGPELRGWCFASEEEAAELLPPVRYERLRWALRARERGVALYLEAGIPIG is encoded by the coding sequence GTGATCGTCTGGATCAACGGCGCGTTCGGTGCGGGGAAGACCACCACCGCACGGGAACTGATCGAACTGATCCCGAACAGCACGCTCTTCGACCCCGAGGACATCGGCGCGGCGGTCGTGCGTCTGCTGCCGCCCAAGCACCTCGCCGAGGTCGGCGACTTCCAGGACCTGCCGATCTGGCGACGGCTGGTGATCGACACCGCGGCGGCGATGCTCGCCGAGCTCGGCGGGACCCTGGTGGTCCCCATGACCCTGCTGCGCCAGGAGTACCGCGACGAGATCTTCGGCGGCCTCGCCGCCCGCCGTATCGGTGTCCGGCACATTCTCCTCGCTCCGGCGGAAACGATCCTGCGCGAACGAATAGCCGGGCGGGAGACCCCGCCGACCCTGCCGTTCGGCGCGATGGGACAGGGGCACTGGGCGTACGACCACATCGAGCCCTACCGGGCCGCCCTCGCCTCCTGGCTCACCGCCGACGCCCATGTGATCGACACCGGCGCGCTCACCCCGTACGAGACCGCCGCCCGCATCGCCGAGGACCTCGGCGCCGGGATCGTGCCCGCGTGCGACATCGTGCAGACCCCGGAGCCCACCGCGGAGACCGTGGCCGCCGGCGTCCTCCTCTTCGACGAGCAGGACCGGGTGCTGCTCGTCGACCCCACCTACAAGGCCGGCTGGGAGTTCCCCGGCGGTGTCGTCGAGCCCGGCGAGGCGCCCGCGCAGGCAGGGGTGCGCGAGGTCGCCGAGGAGACCGGCATCCGGCTGGACGACGCACCGCGTCTGCTCGTCGTCGACTGGGAACCGCCCGCGCCTCCCGCGTACGGCGGACTGCGCCTCCTCTTCGACGGCGGCCGGCTCGACTCCGCCCGGGCGCGGGCCGTCCTGCTGCCGGGTCCCGAACTGCGCGGCTGGTGTTTCGCCAGCGAGGAGGAGGCCGCCGAACTGCTGCCGCCGGTGCGCTACGAGCGGTTGCGGTGGGCGCTGCGGGCCCGGGAGCGCGGAGTGGCGCTGTACCTGGAAGCCGGGATTCCGATCGGCTGA
- a CDS encoding NPCBM/NEW2 domain-containing protein, translating to MRHLHTRTTRRRTVTALTVLLFAVPAAAPALADEERPASPALADGLALTPPMGFNNWNSTHCRAEFDESMVKGIADIFVDKGLKEAGYQYVNLDDCWALPNRDADGKLVPDPARFPNGIKAVADYVHAKGLKLGIYTSAGTKTCNSAGFPGALGHEYSDARQFADWGVDYLKYDNCNNQGVDAKLRYTTMRDALKATGRPIVYSICEWGENKPWEWASDVGHLWRTTGDISDTWGSMLSILKQNLPLAPHAGPGHWNDPDMLEVGNGGMTDTEYRTHFSMWSVMAAPLLIGSDLRSASAETFEILANKEVIAVDQDPLGKQGSVVSSAGGRWVVAKEMKDGSRAVALFNESGSPQRISTTAAAVGLPDADAYTLRDLWQHRSYNTAGTISATVPAHGTVLVRVTADRRWQQYPPAVELGLDGGLLVQAATPATLTATVTDLGRTAARQVSVSLSGPEGWAVEATSPTRAATLPTGRSLRTSWSVTAPRGTPTGSYDLTLKASYRSPTGVRVDRSLPFGATVVVPPPSGTSGLGDLPWLSAANGYGPVERNTSNGESAAGDGHPITVGGVVYAGGLGVHAESSVEYYTGAACETVTAQVGVDDEKGANGTVAFEVWADGTKVASTGVLTNAMPAQPITADVTGAQVVRLVVTDGGDGIDSDHADWGDAQLSC from the coding sequence ATGCGTCACCTTCACACCCGCACGACCCGCCGAAGGACGGTCACCGCCCTCACGGTGCTGCTGTTCGCGGTGCCCGCAGCGGCCCCCGCCCTCGCGGACGAGGAGAGACCCGCGTCGCCCGCCCTGGCCGACGGCCTCGCCCTCACCCCGCCCATGGGCTTCAACAACTGGAACTCCACCCACTGCCGCGCCGAGTTCGACGAGTCCATGGTCAAGGGGATCGCGGACATCTTCGTCGACAAGGGCCTCAAGGAGGCCGGCTACCAGTACGTCAACCTCGACGACTGCTGGGCGCTGCCGAACCGGGACGCCGACGGCAAGCTCGTCCCGGACCCGGCCCGCTTCCCGAACGGGATCAAGGCCGTCGCCGACTACGTGCACGCCAAGGGGCTCAAGCTCGGCATCTACACCAGCGCGGGCACGAAGACGTGCAACAGCGCCGGTTTCCCCGGGGCTCTGGGGCACGAGTACAGCGACGCCCGGCAGTTCGCCGACTGGGGCGTCGACTATCTCAAGTACGACAACTGCAACAACCAGGGCGTGGACGCCAAGCTGCGCTACACGACCATGCGCGACGCCCTCAAGGCGACCGGCAGACCGATCGTGTACAGCATCTGCGAGTGGGGCGAGAACAAGCCCTGGGAGTGGGCCTCGGACGTCGGCCACCTGTGGCGCACCACCGGCGACATCAGCGACACCTGGGGTTCGATGCTGTCGATCCTCAAGCAGAACCTCCCGCTGGCGCCCCACGCGGGCCCCGGCCACTGGAACGACCCGGACATGCTGGAGGTCGGCAACGGCGGCATGACGGACACCGAGTACCGCACGCACTTCTCGATGTGGTCGGTCATGGCCGCGCCCCTGCTCATCGGCAGCGACCTGCGCTCGGCCTCCGCCGAGACCTTCGAGATCCTCGCGAACAAGGAGGTCATCGCGGTCGACCAGGACCCGCTGGGCAAGCAGGGCAGCGTGGTCTCCTCCGCGGGCGGGCGCTGGGTCGTCGCCAAGGAGATGAAGGACGGCAGCCGCGCGGTCGCCCTGTTCAACGAGTCGGGCAGCCCCCAGCGCATCTCCACCACCGCGGCGGCCGTCGGTCTGCCCGACGCCGACGCGTACACCCTGCGCGACCTGTGGCAACACAGGAGTTACAACACCGCGGGCACCATCTCGGCGACCGTCCCGGCGCACGGCACGGTTCTCGTGCGGGTCACCGCCGACCGCAGGTGGCAGCAGTACCCGCCCGCCGTCGAACTCGGCCTGGACGGCGGCTTGTTGGTCCAGGCGGCCACGCCGGCCACGCTGACGGCCACTGTCACCGACCTGGGACGGACCGCGGCCAGGCAGGTCTCCGTGAGCCTGTCCGGCCCCGAGGGCTGGGCCGTCGAGGCGACCTCGCCGACCCGTGCCGCGACCCTGCCCACGGGCCGTTCGCTGCGCACGAGTTGGTCGGTCACCGCTCCCCGGGGGACGCCGACGGGGTCGTACGACCTGACGCTCAAGGCGAGTTACCGCTCACCGACCGGTGTCCGTGTCGACAGGAGCCTGCCCTTCGGCGCGACCGTCGTGGTCCCGCCGCCCTCGGGCACCTCCGGCCTCGGTGACCTGCCCTGGCTGTCCGCCGCCAACGGCTACGGGCCCGTCGAACGCAACACCAGCAACGGGGAGAGCGCCGCGGGCGACGGTCATCCGATCACCGTCGGCGGGGTCGTGTACGCCGGCGGGCTCGGAGTGCACGCGGAGAGCTCCGTCGAGTACTACACGGGCGCGGCCTGCGAGACGGTCACCGCGCAGGTCGGCGTGGACGACGAGAAGGGCGCGAACGGCACGGTCGCCTTCGAGGTGTGGGCGGACGGCACCAAGGTGGCCTCCACCGGCGTCCTGACCAACGCCATGCCGGCCCAGCCGATCACCGCGGACGTCACCGGCGCCCAGGTGGTCCGGCTGGTCGTCACCGACGGCGGCGACGGCATCGACTCGGACCACGCGGACTGGGGCGACGCGCAGTTGAGCTGCTGA
- a CDS encoding ROK family protein, with the protein MHTDLVAALDIGGTKIAGALVDGHGRILLRAQRATPAQEDGESVMRAVEETLGELTESPLWGRAGALGIGSAGPVDASTGTVSPVNVPGWRDYPLVRRVREASGGLPVELIGDGVAITAAEHWQGAARGHDNALCMVVSTGVGGGLVLNGRLHAGPTGNAGHIGHISVDLDGDPCPCGARGCVERIASGPNIARRALENGWRPGPDGDTSAAAVADAARGGDPVAVASFARAAQALAAGIAATATLVEIDIAVVGGGVGKAGDVLFEPLRKALADYATLSFVQRLTVVPAQMGTDAGLVGAAAAALAKRTDTAAVV; encoded by the coding sequence ATGCACACCGACCTCGTGGCTGCGCTCGACATCGGCGGCACCAAGATCGCCGGAGCGCTGGTGGACGGCCACGGCCGGATCCTGCTCCGGGCCCAGCGCGCCACGCCGGCGCAGGAGGACGGCGAGAGCGTGATGCGCGCCGTCGAGGAGACCCTCGGCGAGCTCACGGAATCCCCGCTGTGGGGGCGCGCGGGCGCCCTCGGCATCGGCAGCGCGGGCCCGGTGGACGCCTCCACGGGGACCGTGAGCCCGGTGAACGTGCCGGGCTGGCGCGACTACCCGCTGGTCCGCAGGGTCCGGGAGGCGTCCGGCGGGCTCCCCGTGGAGCTGATCGGCGACGGTGTGGCCATCACGGCTGCGGAGCACTGGCAGGGCGCCGCGCGCGGGCACGACAACGCGCTGTGCATGGTGGTGTCGACCGGGGTCGGCGGAGGTCTGGTGCTGAACGGCCGGCTGCACGCCGGGCCCACCGGGAACGCCGGTCACATCGGGCACATCAGCGTCGACCTCGACGGCGACCCGTGCCCGTGCGGTGCGCGGGGCTGCGTGGAGCGCATAGCCAGCGGTCCGAACATCGCCCGGCGTGCACTGGAGAACGGCTGGCGGCCCGGTCCGGACGGCGACACGTCCGCCGCCGCGGTGGCCGACGCGGCCCGGGGCGGCGATCCGGTCGCCGTGGCCTCCTTCGCCCGGGCGGCCCAGGCGCTGGCCGCCGGAATCGCGGCCACCGCAACCCTCGTGGAGATCGACATCGCGGTCGTCGGCGGCGGGGTCGGCAAGGCGGGTGACGTCCTCTTCGAGCCGTTGCGCAAGGCGCTGGCCGACTACGCGACCCTGTCCTTCGTCCAGCGGCTGACGGTCGTGCCCGCGCAGATGGGCACCGACGCAGGGCTGGTCGGGGCGGCCGCGGCGGCGCTGGCGAAGCGGACCGACACGGCCGCGGTGGTCTGA
- a CDS encoding LacI family DNA-binding transcriptional regulator, with protein MPDTHSRADRLATTRYGNRPTMKDVAARAGVGLKTVSRVVNGEPGVTPETEHRVKEAIEALGFRRNDSARVLRKGRTASIGLVLEDLADPFYGPLSRAVEEVARANGALLINGSSAEDPEREQELVLALCARRVDGLVVIPAGDDHRYLEPELKAGVATVFVDRPAGRIDADVVLSDNFGGARDAVAHLIAHGHRRIGFIGDMPRIHTAAERLRGYRAAMEDAGIEPADAWTSLGVTDPQRVRRAAEDMLAGPSPVTAIFTGNNRVTVTVIRVLAEHSRRVALVGFDDIELADLLQPGVTVVAQDAAALGRTAAERLFRQLDGTLLTPERIELPTRLITRGSGELPPAD; from the coding sequence GTGCCCGACACCCACAGCCGAGCAGACCGCCTCGCCACGACCCGGTACGGCAACCGCCCGACCATGAAGGACGTGGCGGCGCGGGCCGGCGTCGGACTCAAGACGGTCTCCCGCGTTGTCAACGGCGAGCCCGGGGTCACACCCGAGACGGAACACCGGGTCAAGGAGGCCATCGAGGCCCTCGGCTTCCGCCGCAACGACAGCGCGCGCGTGCTGCGCAAGGGCCGTACCGCCAGCATCGGCCTGGTCCTGGAGGACCTCGCCGACCCGTTCTACGGCCCCCTCAGCCGCGCGGTGGAGGAGGTCGCCCGGGCCAACGGCGCCCTGCTCATCAACGGCTCCAGCGCCGAGGACCCCGAGCGCGAGCAGGAACTGGTGCTGGCCCTGTGCGCCCGGCGGGTGGACGGCCTGGTGGTCATCCCGGCCGGTGACGACCACCGCTATCTGGAGCCGGAGCTGAAGGCGGGCGTCGCCACGGTGTTCGTGGACCGTCCGGCGGGCCGGATCGACGCCGACGTCGTCCTGTCCGACAACTTCGGCGGTGCCCGCGACGCCGTGGCCCACCTCATCGCCCACGGCCACCGGCGGATCGGCTTCATCGGCGACATGCCCCGCATCCACACGGCCGCCGAGCGCTTGCGCGGGTACCGGGCCGCCATGGAGGACGCCGGGATCGAGCCGGCGGACGCCTGGACGTCGCTGGGCGTCACCGACCCGCAGCGGGTGCGCCGGGCTGCCGAGGACATGCTCGCGGGCCCCTCCCCCGTCACCGCGATCTTCACGGGCAACAACCGGGTGACGGTCACCGTGATCCGGGTCCTCGCCGAACACAGCCGCAGGGTCGCCCTCGTCGGCTTCGACGACATCGAACTCGCCGATCTGCTCCAGCCGGGTGTCACGGTCGTCGCCCAGGACGCGGCGGCGCTGGGGCGCACCGCGGCGGAGCGGCTGTTCCGTCAGCTGGACGGCACGCTGCTGACGCCGGAGCGGATCGAACTGCCGACGCGACTGATCACCCGCGGCTCCGGCGAACTGCCGCCGGCGGACTGA